The genome window GTGGGGCggttaattgttccaaaatgggaaaatgcaaactaaaagcGAATGATCGTGCTGAGAACTCTCAGCCGATTTACACGGGATGAATTTCAATATTTGGTGCCTGTGCGCTGGGTTCCGGACCTCCAGCGAGGGTAAGAGTCTCCCTGTCCCTGGTGAACCCCAGGGATTCTTGGGAGAGACAGCTGAATACATAAATCAAAAACTCCGGTCTGTAGCCATATCCCGGCTGTGTGACTCTAGGACGGCCCCCGACCCCCTTACTaagtctccttcctttcctctggaAAATGGCAAGGCAATATCCTACCTAGCAGTCCAGCCTTGGAGCcagagctggagctggctctgCTCACGAACCTCTTCGCTTTGGCTCTGGCGCCGCCTGGCGGCAGGATGGAGAGGCGTGTCCTTGGGGAGGGGCCAAACATGCAAATAAGATACAATCCATTCCTCCAGCTCCCGCAAAGGGTGCTAAAAGGGCGACGCATCTCGGGGGTTTGGGAGGCTCTAGAAGCGAAAGAATTGGACAAGTGCCTCATATCATGTTTACCCCTAATCCCCAATCtccaggtgaggaaattgaggtaaTTCCAAGTTGAGactttttcttacctgtaaaacagAAAATTCACTTTAACTTTGGTGATGATGGAAAAGCCTGGGTGTGTTGGGTCAATGCCTAGTGAATAGACGAGTAAATGAACTGATTCCTGTTATAGATGGggaagcccagagaagttaagggacttgcccaaagccacacagcaaaGGAGGAAGCCACCTGGGGCTGAAGGGTCACTCCATACTCTTCCCCAGGGTCATTTTGCCCAGCAGATACTGGGATGAGGGCTCAGGGCCCACAAACGTTTCCCAGAAGACCTCCAAAATTTTGaaacctgaaaataaaatgaCTCCAAAGTCGGAAAAGTGACCCAGAAGTTCAAAACCAGTGGGATCTATAACATTTCTGTGAAGTAATATAAAGCAGTGGGTGGGAGCTGGGCTGCCTATGCTTGCTATGTGATCTAGGGAGTCACTGACCctttctgagctttagtttccttatctgcaaagccTAGGTAATGACTGTGCTTTCAGACCTGAATGCATTACGACAGGACTCTGCTTGCAAGAGGTCATGTCAACCTCATTGACTCTTATATTTTAGATCTAGCAGGAATGTGTTATCTTCGGAATCATTTTCAGATTTGATATTTTCTATATTGCAAGAATTCCAGAGCGGGAGTACAAGGCGAGTCATTCACTCATGTGTGCAGCAGGCATTTATTGAGGGCCTCCTGTGTGCTGGGTGCAGTCTCAGACAGGAAGCGGACACAGCAGGTGATGTTTTGGGGTCCGGGAGCAGCATCCCCACACTCCCCACCGACCCTGAAGGGGGTCGCAGACAGCAGGAAACCACACACACTGCGTGCGGAGATACAAATTCTTCAGGAAAGcaagaagacaaacaacccactggaaaataaagcaagattgtgaacagacatctctccaaagaagatacacaaatggccaacaagtgtATGAGAAGACAACCAACATCAGTGATTAtgatggaaatgtaaatcaaaactgcaatgaaataccacttcacaccctgTAGGACAGCTAtcataataatttttgaaaaacagaaaataacaaggttGTCAAAGAAATGATGAAATTAAAGCAATTAAAGCCCTGGTGCGCTATGCTACTGATGGGAATTTAAAAttgtgcagccgctgtggaaaacccGCAGTTCCTCAATAAATCAaatacagagttaccatatgactcagccatcctactcctaggtatagacccaaaagaaatgaaaacagcgACTCAAGCAAACTGTCTGTGTATGTGCACAGCAGCGCTAGTCACAATCTgccaaaggtggaaacaatcaaaaggcccatcaacagacaaatggataaacaaaatttggTCCATGCACACAACGGAATGCTGTTCAGCCATAAAgaggaatgaagcactgataacttgcatgaaccttgaaaacatcatgctgagtgaaaaagtCCAAGCACCAAAAGCCACATATTATCTGCTTTCCtatatgtgaaatgtccagaagagaTAAATCCATAGGCACAGAAAGTTGATcagcggttgccaggggctgggggaagagaatggggagtgactgctaatggaaaTGGGATCTTGCCTGGGGATGATGGAAATTCCAGAACTAGACAGAGGTGATGGTTTCACAACATTACatatgtactaaatgccactgaactgttcactttaaaatggttacttttatgttgtgtaaatttcacctcaatttttaaaacttaaaaataaataaataataaccctCCCAAAAATGTGCCGTGGGAAGAACAAAGCCTAACAGCGAAGGACGGGTGTGCGGAATGGGGAGGGGATCCAGGAGGGCCTCGCGGAGGAGGCGACATTTATGCAAAGCCTTGAAGGAAGGTGAGAGGAGGGGATATCACAGGCAGTTGTCAAGTCCGTGGGCAGAGACCAAGTatcaaaatgaattatttaaatattcgttcaactttctttattttttttaagagggggtaggtaattagatttatgtacttattgttaatggaggtactgagaattgaacccaggaccgcatgcatgctaagcaggcactctaccactgagctatatcttccccactcaagtttcttttcttaaaaaaataaataaataagataggCGTTTAGGACAGCGGGAGGGGAAAGAGGGTCACTTTAATGCGTTTAGGGACCTGTGAGTCTCCCTGGATACAGCCACCCAGCCCTTCTCCCACGTGGGTCCGTTTCTGCCCCTAATTTGCCCCGCCCCTTGCTGGCCCCGCCCCTCCAGAACCTGGAGGCCCTGTAGGGGCGCCCGCAGAGTCACCAGAGAGAGAAGATTTCTGTCTCAAGTTGTCCCGGAGTTTTGGTGTTCACACCACGACAAACAAACACCTCGAGTCCTCTGAGTCCCCTCAACTTTCAGACACCCCCTGCAGCCCCGCCCCCTTGGGGATCCCCGGGGGCCTTCAGACGTCTCCCAACTCTCCTGCCCCCTAAAATCTCTTTGACTCCTCGACTATCCCTCAGGCCCGCAGGACCGCTCCATGGCCAGGTCGTATGGGGGCCGGGTGCTGGCCGCGATGATTCTGTTGTGCATCCCCGCGGCGGTGCTGGCGGCGCTGGGCGCGCAGCTGCTGTTCCAGCTGCAGGCAGGCCGCTCGGACCTTCGGGGACTGCGATCCGACCTGCTAGGCCGGGAGCTGGCCCCCGGTCCGGGGCTGCCGGAGAACGCGGTCTTGGCGCTGCTGCCGCTGGCCGCCGTCCTCGCCGCTCTCGCGCTGGTGCTGGGTCTCACCTGCCTGTTGCTTGCTGCGCTCTGCGGCCACCTGGGTGCTGAGATGGCGCCGGGACCTGGTCCCAGCAGGTAGGAGGACGGGCCCCTTGGCCAGGATCGGGGCTGGTCGAGCCCGGGCGAGCcgctgcccctctctgggcctccggtTGGGGGAGAGTTTCCTCCCTCACTTCCTCCAGtcactttcccttcctcctttcttccctccctccccctctttctccttttctccatcCATCTCTCCCTCTATCCTATATTTGTTGAAATTTTACAGCAGGTACAACTACGGCTGTGACCCCCTttcacagatgtgaaaactgaggctcagagaggtcctgGGGTCAGCTAGCCCCAGTGTTGATGGCCTTTGTCATTTATGGAACCTCCCACTTCATGTGGATTCGCTCAGTGAAGCCCCCTGGGCTGCTGGTGCTGTTATTATCCCCCTTTTAAACTGCGTCTTGGACAGGGGAGGCTGCTCTCTCTAGGTTGCCAAGATTGGAAGGGGGTGGGCTGGATTTGAACTTGAATCTGGTAGAGCCAGAGTTTTGGGGGCCCTTGTTAGTCACCTGAGTGCAGGGACATGGCCACTGGAAGGGGGAGCGGTGAATTTGAAGTGAGGAACTTTCCTTGAACCAAGGACTTGGCTGTCCCATATGCGAGTGTTTCCCTCCAGGATGCTGAGGAAGGGGAGCAGGGATCCTGGTCCAGGGTTCCACGGATTTGAGCGGATGGGAACTTCCACCATTGGATCCCATCCAAATTGTGCATCACCCATCTGATAGTTCAAGGGGTGCTGAAATGCATGTGTTCTGTCAGTTGACAAATATGTGTTGGGCACCTGCAGGGGGCTGAGCCCAGAACTGaatgctggggacacagcaggaaCCAGGTGGACCTGGACCCACCTTCATGGGGTCACagataataaagaaacaaaacagatcaATAATGTCAAATGGTGATGAATGCTGGAAAATGGGGTGATGGGGTGGAGGAGgacagggcagagggagagaTGGGACCATCAGGGGAGGCCtgagctgagacttgaaggaCGAAAGGAGGCAGAAGATCTGTGGGACTGTGTGTgatccaagcagagggaacagcatgtgcaaaagccCTGGAGCAGGAATCAGCTTGGGGAGGTAGAGGGAGATAGAGGTGATTGGTGTGGGTGGAGGGGGAGATCAGGGAGATGGGGTCAGGGAAGTGAAAGGTACTGAACTATATAAGGCCTCCTGTGCTGTGGTGAAGACTTTGTGTTTTACTCCACCTCAAAGAGTTGTGAGCGAGGGAGTACATGATCTGCCTTAAGTTTGGAATTACCCACTCTGGCCACTGTGCAGAAAAGGGGCTAGGAGGGGAGCTGGCAGGGAGACCAGGGAGAAAGCCATTTCCATTGTACTGGTAGGAGGTGAGTGATGATGGAAGCTTTCAGAGCCTCCGTTTCCTGATCTCACAGAActggagcagggagagagagTATACCCGTTGCTAGGCTCAAAACTAAGTCCTCAATCCGTGTCAGCTCTTGGGAATTTCTGTGTCTATCATCACTGATAACAAGTTAACCACAATTTCCTCACCCTCAAATAAGCTTATGGTCAGGTGTCTAGCAAGTGTCATACATAATAGCTGCTTTGTGCATATTGGATGTTTGAATGGATTGATGTATATGGATGGGTAATGGAGGAGGGGAATGGAATGGGTGGTGAGTGATggctggatggacagatggatgattGGCTGGCTCAATGGATGGTGACTGGAAGATtggtgatggatggatgggtgagtgggAATGAATGGGTCAATGGATGGATAGGTGGTGAATGacaaatggatgaatggatgatagTGGCTGTTTAAATAAATGGGTAGATGGATTAATAAAGCATGGCTGTATGGCTGAATCATTGATATGGATGGATGGTAAGTGGTGGTGGATGTTTACCTGGAAGGATGAATGAGCTggggggtgggtggatggatggatggttgggtcATCACATAGACCTACAGTTCCCCAAAGCTGGgccactctccctctctctcttccccaatCCTCTTCCACCAGCTTGACCACCTGAGcccatttttttcctgcctccctccctctcaggtCTGACTGGTTTCTCTACGACTGCCGCCTCCTCAGACACGTGGCCCTTGGCCTCTTCTGTTGTGGGGTATCCGTGTACTTAGCAGGTGCGTGCTGGGGACAGAACGTGGTGTAGGGCCCTGGGTTGGGGTGGTCAGGGATAATGGCCCCATAACGGGGGTCAGCTCCTGAGCTAGCCTGTCTGTGTCACTCTTGGCTCTGACACTTTCTCACTCTGATGCCTTGGGCAAATTCCCTCTGTGCCTCCGTGTCCTCACTAGTGCCCGTTCCTTATAGGATTGCTGAGAGGATTCTGAATTAATCCCCATAAAAGCCCATGGACGGCATATGGTCCTACTGGGGGGGTCCCATAAATGGTGGTTGTCTTCAGAACACTCCTAACTCATTGGTGTTTTACATTTGATTTGAACGAAAATTTCCAAATCCTTGGTGGTTTCTGCAGAGAGTGTTTCTCAGGTTGGCCTTAGCAAAAACTGTTTTGGTCACAAATATCAGAACCTCCAGCTCAAGGACGGCTTAAGGAAAAAATGCTTTATAAACCAGAAATGCAATTTTAAACCCCAAAACCTGAATCAGAGTGAAAACGAATAACCTGGGTACCAGAAAGACACACCACATCATCTTCCCTTCCCCAACTTAACTTTTCTTACATCAGTGTTTTCTCACCCATGCATGCTGGTGAAGGAATCAAATCATCAAGTTTCTTTtttgggtggggaaggggaggtaattaggtttatttgttttatttatttataatttcatttttttaatgcaggtactggggattgaacccaggacctcgtgcatgctaagtgtgtgctctgccactgagctgtaccctcccctcccaaTCAAGTTTCTTTAAAGAAACGTCTAACACCTTATATTTCGTTCTAATCTTGAAAAATGTGTTGCTGGACCTGCAGACCCAGCGCTGCACCATACAGACATCTTTGGCAGCCCTATAAACAACCTGTTGTACTGGAAGAACAAATACTCAGCTAACTGAAAAACAAACGATTTGCTATTACTGTGTTTTTCCTTAGCACCACCATAGAGAAATAGAACTTTAGaaggtatatttaaaatatttacttatgaGATATGAGCTGAGGTTTCCTTGGGAGAATTTGTATATTACAGGGCAGGGAACTCCGCATAACCTTTGTCATTTGACTTAATAACATGCTCCAGGTACCGGTTTTTTAGAAAGGAGAGTGGATGGAGTGACTCAAGTATCTGAAAAGATCAGGAGTTATTGGCCTCAGCTGTGGCTGGATCCAGGCATTCAAATGAGGTCATCAGAAGTGCCTCTTACTTCACCTCTTCATATCTTCACCTTTCCTATCTGAAAAAGATGCCTGTATCTGTAACTGCTTTCAGCATAATACCTATGACCTCAAGCCTTTTCATGGGCCGACAAAAATGCTGGAGACTTGGAGAATATTTTTATCCTCATTCTAAAATACAAGAAAACTCACAAAGGGGGATAAAAAGGTAGCTATGTCAACCTCATTAAGTGTTAAAACAAGAATTTGTTTAGCTCCCATTTAGATGCTTTCTGAGGTGAGGTGACCTCACTCAGCAAGAATTCCCAAGCACATCGAGCCAATCATCCATTTGTTGCTAGCCAgagccaaaataaaaattataaagaccttttcaaaaatgtttagagaaaaaaattccttggCCTCACTTTAATATGTCAGACTTGATGCAGTGTGGCATCTTCAAAAGCAAGACTGCAGAGCCGGAGAAAGCATAAAAACAGTCCATAAAGTGCCAAGAAGTCCTCCGTCAGCTCTGGATTTCTCTCCTATCAATTGCCAAACTGCTGCAGTAAGAAAATTGTCCTGGTCCCATAACTCAAGCAAAAGTCCCACGGCTGACTCTGATTGGCTGaccctgggtcatatgatagctGTGCACCAATCACTACAACCAGGGGAAGCAATGCTCTGATTGGCCAAGCCTAGTACCGTACTCATCACTGATGCCAGAGAGGCGTCAGTGCTTCTAGACCAGTGACTGTGGTAGGCGTATGGACTGGGCCAGCACTTCCCAATGGGGGATGCCTAGAGACAATTTTGGTTGTCATCATGGCAGAGCAGGGGGAGGGTGCTACTGGTATCTGGTGGGTAGAAGCTGCTAAATGTCCTACAATGGACAGGATAGTCCCCACCAAAAAGGAATGGTGTTAAATGGACATTGGACAGGGCAACAGAGAACAGGTCCTCAAGGTCAGGTCACCAAACATCTTGTTGTTCAGATCAgcaaactgaggccagagagggacTGTGATTCATTCAAGGTCAATCACAGGGATTCAGAAAGCCTGAGATCTGGGTTGTTTTCACTGTGGCAAAGTACACATAACATACAATTTACCATTTTATGGCAAAATAGACATGATGATGATGTgtttgtggggtgggggaggattaGATGAGTTAGTCTGTGTGCCTGTCATAATGTACGATTTTCTTTGACTGCCCTCCATTTGGGGGAGCCCTCCCAGGGCTTGGCGGgggcaaatatttgttgactgaatgagaGCTGTTTTCTTCCCCAGCACTGTCCATCTACACCATGCTGCTTTTCGAGATTGAGATAGGTGCAGCCGCTGCCTCCATCCTTGGCTTGGGTGCTCTGGTCCTGGTGGCGGTGCTGACCTACACTCTGCTCCGGGCCACCCGGGCCACCCGCCGTGGCCCCTGTGAGCTGTCCCTGCCACAGTCTGAAGATGACCCCGTCCGCCCTGCTGAAGTCTCCAAGGCCAGCCCAGGAGCTCAGCCCCAGCAGGGTACCCATCACTGGACCCCCTACTCATCCTACCCAAAGTCTGAGACCTCCCTCAGGCCCACGGTCACTGCCACAGCACCTGCAGCCATGGAGGGAGGCCAGGAGAGCAATCTGCCTGCATCCCGCACACATCAGAAACTGTCTGACAGTGAGGGGCACTGGGAGGAGGTCACACATGAGATGTGCAGCATCCTAAGCCACAGGCCAGGGAACTCAGGGAAGGACTCCACCCTGGTGTGAGCCCAAGGATCAGGGATAGAGACCTGGTGTCCTTCCTGCTGTCAGTCAGCAGGAAAAGGACTCTTAGTAGAGATAGGTCCAGTAGCAGCACATATTGATTTCTTTCTCAGTTCACAGCATCCCTGACTTTTGTCCTCAAGGTTACCTCTTGGCACAAAATGGCTTCCAGAGCTCCAGCCTTCATCTCCTCACTCAGGGAAAAGTAGAGGCCAGGGCTGGCTCAGGAGCTTTTG of Vicugna pacos chromosome 22, VicPac4, whole genome shotgun sequence contains these proteins:
- the TMEM221 gene encoding transmembrane protein 221, producing MARSYGGRVLAAMILLCIPAAVLAALGAQLLFQLQAGRSDLRGLRSDLLGRELAPGPGLPENAVLALLPLAAVLAALALVLGLTCLLLAALCGHLGAEMAPGPGPSRSDWFLYDCRLLRHVALGLFCCGVSVYLAALSIYTMLLFEIEIGAAAASILGLGALVLVAVLTYTLLRATRATRRGPCELSLPQSEDDPVRPAEVSKASPGAQPQQGTHHWTPYSSYPKSETSLRPTVTATAPAAMEGGQESNLPASRTHQKLSDSEGHWEEVTHEMCSILSHRPGNSGKDSTLV